A genomic stretch from Lusitaniella coriacea LEGE 07157 includes:
- the mscL gene encoding large conductance mechanosensitive channel protein MscL gives MVRRGRNAAGGFFQDFKDFALKGNVLDLAVAVIIGAAFGKIVSSFVEDVVMPALINPVLAQAGTDWRELTIGPVLIGQFLGTVVDFVIIALIIFLVVRAIEKARRKEEIIEEATPDPQIIAQERLTLAVERLTQVMESRE, from the coding sequence ATGGTCAGAAGAGGACGGAATGCCGCCGGCGGTTTTTTTCAAGATTTTAAAGACTTTGCCCTCAAAGGTAATGTACTCGATCTTGCTGTTGCGGTAATCATTGGGGCTGCATTTGGCAAAATTGTCTCGTCTTTCGTTGAAGATGTGGTTATGCCCGCTTTAATCAACCCCGTACTCGCTCAAGCGGGAACAGACTGGCGAGAACTCACCATTGGCCCTGTTTTAATCGGACAGTTTCTCGGTACGGTTGTTGATTTTGTAATTATTGCCCTGATTATTTTCTTGGTGGTTCGCGCCATTGAAAAAGCCAGACGGAAAGAAGAGATTATTGAAGAAGCAACACCCGATCCTCAAATTATTGCTCAGGAAAGGCTTACCCTCGCGGTTGAGCGATTGACTCAAGTGATGGAATCGAGAGAATAG
- the ruvB gene encoding Holliday junction branch migration DNA helicase RuvB → MAIRRLSNQPPDEGNRRKKKGRRKSAPKLSEEEGLLLATAGIEEVEKNEAGIRPQRLEDYIGQKDLKEVLKIAIAAAKSRSEAMDHLLLYGPPGLGKTTMSLILATEMGVNCKITAAPALERPRDITGILINLKPGDILFIDEIHRLNRMTEELLYPAMEDCRLDVTIGKGQTARTRSIPLPPFTLVGATTKVGSLTSPLRDRFGLIQRLRFYELDELTLIVQRTADLLKVTVTQEGAEEIARRARGTPRIANRLLRRVRDYAQVKKFEEIDRALAATALDLFNVDAMGLDWTDRLVLSAMIENFKGGPVGLEAVAAATGEDAKTIEEVYEPYLLQIGFLNRTPRGRVATEAAYKHLGFFPFSGNA, encoded by the coding sequence ATGGCAATTCGGCGTTTATCCAATCAACCCCCCGATGAGGGGAATCGGAGAAAAAAGAAAGGGCGGCGGAAATCTGCACCCAAACTCTCGGAAGAAGAGGGCTTGTTGCTCGCCACTGCGGGGATAGAGGAGGTGGAAAAGAACGAAGCAGGTATTCGTCCCCAGCGATTGGAAGACTATATCGGACAGAAGGATTTAAAAGAAGTTTTAAAAATCGCGATCGCGGCAGCAAAATCCAGAAGCGAAGCAATGGATCACCTTCTATTGTATGGCCCTCCGGGATTGGGTAAAACCACCATGTCGCTAATTCTCGCCACAGAAATGGGAGTAAACTGCAAAATCACCGCCGCGCCCGCTCTAGAGCGTCCTAGGGACATTACAGGAATCCTGATCAACCTCAAACCCGGAGATATCCTCTTTATCGACGAAATTCACCGCCTCAACCGCATGACTGAGGAATTGCTGTATCCCGCGATGGAGGATTGTCGCCTCGATGTAACCATTGGGAAAGGACAAACCGCGCGAACTCGCAGCATTCCCCTACCGCCTTTTACCCTCGTCGGCGCTACGACTAAGGTTGGTTCCTTAACATCCCCATTGCGCGATCGTTTTGGCTTAATTCAACGCCTGCGTTTCTACGAACTCGACGAACTCACATTAATCGTCCAGCGCACCGCCGATTTGCTCAAAGTTACCGTAACTCAAGAAGGGGCAGAAGAAATTGCGCGACGGGCGAGGGGAACGCCGCGTATAGCCAACCGCCTGTTACGTCGGGTGCGGGATTACGCCCAGGTGAAGAAATTCGAAGAAATCGATCGCGCCCTTGCCGCCACTGCTTTGGACTTGTTCAACGTCGATGCAATGGGTCTAGATTGGACGGATCGCTTGGTTTTGAGTGCGATGATCGAAAACTTCAAAGGGGGTCCTGTGGGGCTAGAAGCGGTGGCTGCGGCGACAGGAGAAGATGCCAAAACCATTGAAGAAGTCTACGAACCCTACCTGTTGCAAATTGGTTTCCTCAACCGTACTCCCAGAGGGCGCGTTGCAACCGAAGCGGCTTACAAGCATTTAGGGTTTTTCCCTTTTTCCGGAAATGCTTGA